Sequence from the Leptospira johnsonii genome:
ATGGCTATGCACCAGTCGGACACCTCTTAACCTTGCTTCGGATGTCCTGATACGATCCAGCCAAGGGATGTCGATGGAGCTATCCGATCCCACGATCACGTGAGTTACGTATCCATTCCTATCAATTAGGATCCCGATTTGTCTGCTGATTTCGAAGGAAAGTTCTGTGAGTGTTCTGGAAACTTCGGGCGTGATGATCACGTTTTCCCGAATTCTACGCTCGGAGAGTTTTTTGAGTCTTTGGATCTGGTTGGACTTGAGTCCGGAAAGGTTTCCGCTGAGCTTACTGATAAATTTGCCTCTTCTCTAAGAATTAGACGGTACCATTTTCCAAAAAGGGAGTCAAGCAGTTCCGATCGCAAAAAATGTAAGAAGATCGAATTCTATAGATATAAAGGTTTAGAGGGCAAATCCGTATCCTGTTCTGGAAAGAAATTATTACTTTTACGGTTACATTACTTGCAATCATGGATTTGGCCTTAAAAAAAGGTAATCGCACGATAACGGATGGTCGAAAAAAAGAATAGAGGCTGACGCAGGGGAATGTTTCCTGGACCAAAGCTTGCTTTTCGATTAAAAGAATGTTTGCCCTATTGAATTTCAGATTTTTATTTCCAGGATTATTACTGATCGCCTCCCTTGGAGTCTGGTTTTCACCTGTTTTCGCTCAAACTCCCGAAGATACTAACAATACTTCAGATGTAGGGAACAATTCCTCGGACTCTGAAGATCCCTCTTCTTCCGATGACCAAGAAACCAAGAAAAAGAAACCTAAAAAGCAGGTCTTGGATCCTGAATCCAAACGTTATAATGATCTTTTAAAAACCGGTTTATTGAAGGTTTTCGAAGCGGAAGCTACATATAATTACGGCAGATTAAAACATTTCGGTCTGACCCATCCCATTCCGAGAGTTAGAGCAGCCGCAGCCTTGGCCTTGGGAAGATTGAGAAATCCTGCAGGTGTTAACATTTTACATCAAATGATCGATCGTGACGGAGAGTGGGTGCGTCAGGCGGCATATAAGGGACTTGCGGATATAGGTTCCAGACGTTCATTAGATTACTTTTATGTAGGCGCAAAGTCTTCCGACAGGGAGATTAGAGTAGCCTCTTTCAGAGGGATGGGCAAAACTTTAGATCCTGGAGCAAGAGAAGTTCTCTTAAAAAAAGGCCTCAAGTCGGACGATAAAGAAATCGTTAAGGCCACTCTTTTAGGTCTGGGATATTACCAAGTTCCGGAAGACCTTCGCATTTTTATAGATTATCTGAATTCGGAAGACGAAGAATTCCAAAAGGCGGCAGTGGAAGCCTTAGGCCGGCATAAGACCAGAACTTCCATGAAAATTTTGGAAGATTCTTTCAAAGATAAAACGAATCTAAGGAATCAGATCCTCGATACTTTGACGGAACAGAAAAATTCTTTCGCGATCTTTGCATTATTAAGAATTCTTAATGCTAACTCCGGTTCCGAAGAAATAGTAAACGAGATCAGCGCTAGACTGTATAAATTAAAAGCTGTCGGAAAATATATGACTATTATTTCCGATAATACTCCTCTTCTGAGAGAACCTTATGTAGGAGCTCCTAAGATCCGTGACCTGGAAGCGGGAGAAGTTGGAAAGGTAATCAGCAAAAATTCCGTGGCTTATATCATTCCGATCGAAGGCCAGAGAATTGAGGACTTTTATTATAAGGTTTTGGTAAACACCAAATACAAGGACGCTTTTACGGAAACTGTCCAAGGCTGGGTGTTTGGAAAATATATCCAAGTTAGGACTATTTCCATGCCTAAGGAAGAGAAGGAAAAGAAGAAGAAACCGAAAAAGCCTTCTATCCTGGACGATATGGAAACTTCTGATCCGGCTCCTAGTACTCAGAGCGAAAATCCGAATCCTTAATAAGGTTTCGTCCTTTCCTTAAGGCAATGGATCCTTCTAAAATTCTTTCCGTTTTTAAATCTGCATCTAAATCAGCAGGAATAGAGATCCTAAAATTATTCGGAAAAGAATCCACATTCGATCTGAAAGATCCTATGCAGGTTTTGACCCAAGCAGATTTGGATTCTCATCGTGTTCTGGAAGGAATTCTAAAAAAAGAATTTTCTGGAATTCCTTTGGTGATGGAAGAGCAAAATAATCATGAGCCTCTTCCCGAAACTTTTATCGTTTGCGACGAGTTAGACGGTACCACTTTGTTTTCTAGAGGGATCAAAGAGTTCAGTGTAATTCTGGCTTATGTGGAGAAAGGATCTCCTAAAGTAGGATGTATTTATTTTCCTGCATTGGATACGTATCTCACTTCCCAAAGGGGAGCTGGCACTTTTATAAATGAGAGAAAGATCCTTCTGAAAATAGGAGGAAGTCTGGATCGTTCCGTTCTATCTCTTGAGATCAATAATACTTTTCAAGATGAGGACTATCGCTGGATTGCGAACGCTAGTAAAAATACTTTAGCGACCCGTGCTTTGGCTGCGACCGGGGCAGGATTTTTGGAATTATTAGAAGGTAAGACGGATCTATTCATGAACTTAAGTGGAGCCAAGGTCTGGGACTTTGCTGCAGGAGTGCTCGCATTGGAAGAAGCAGGAGGGATCGCTTTGGATAAAGTAGGCAATCCTTTGAAATGGGATAGGATCCGTATGTCTGCCTTATTAAGTAGAGACCAAGATTTATTAAAAGAAGTTTACCGACTTAAACCTTAAGTCATTCCTTGGAATATGCAGGAATTTCTAACCATTTTGGATTCTAAAACGATCGATACCTTCACGGTAAGTATTCGGGTGGGTTTGATCATTCTTTTTGCGGGCGCGGTAGGCTGGAATAGAGAAGGTAAAAATCATGGGGCAGGATTTAGGACCCATATCCTGATAGGTCTTGCTTCTACCGTTCTGATGTTATTGTCTATTTTTATTCCGGAGTTCTATTCCGTAGTGGGGGGAGATCCTTCCAGGATAGCTGCTCAGGTGGTTTCCGGAGTTGGATTTTTATGCGCGGGTGCGATCATGAAGTTCGGATTAACCGTCAAGGGGTTGAATACCGCAGCTTCTATTTGGATCGTTTCTGCGATCGGCTTGCTTGTTGGTGCAGGTTTATACTTTGCCGCATTTTTAACCACGGTTGCTACATTGATCATTCTGATCTTGTTCGATCTAGTAGAAGAAAGGTATTTTGGAAAATACGAATATAAGGTCTTGATCTTAGATCTGAAACAGAAAAAATTCCACCGAAAAGGATTTAAGGAATTATTATTAAGAAATAAGTTAAGATTGGTTTCAGAATCTTTTATGCAGGATTATCAAGCTAAAAGCGCTCAGATCAAACTTACGATAGCGATGCCTCGGGATTTTGATATCCTAAAGATTGTAGATGAATTCAGAAACCTGGCGGATGTCATAAAAATCAGCATCGAATCGACTTAAGTCGATTTTGTTACAATTTCGAAATCTATTTATAGTCCGTTCAAAAACTAACTAACTATCTATCGATAACATGTCTTGGGCTTCAATGGCCCGACCATGGGGTCGGCTCTTATGTCCTATTACTTTTACGGTATTCTGTTCGAATTTCGGAATTTGCTATGCTTTTTTTAAGAGTTTATAAAATCATTCTGACCTGGATATGGCCGAAAAAAGAACATCGATCCCTTCGGATCTCGCACAGGAACTTGTAAAAATCGTTCGACTTCTTGCCATGTCTGGCAAAAAGAATTTTAAAAAATATCTATACGATCCGTTTATCTATGCGGGTTGGGAAAAGGAAAAATCCCATTCTGCACTTGCTGCAAGCAAGATGATCGATAAGATCCAAGAGGATTCTAATAATCCTTCTTATTTGCATACTCTCTCTCACCAATGCAAACGTTTGATCTCCCAGGCGATTATAGAAAGTCTTTCCGCTTTGGGTGACTCTTGCATTTTCTTTTTGGAGAAGATCCAAGAATCAGGAAATATAGCTTCTTCGCCGGAAGCTTTGGAATTTATTGCTGTATTGGAAAAACCTCTGAAGGAATTCGAAAAAGTAACCAGCGATAATAACGAAAAACTTTTCGAAGATTCCATTAAGAATTTCTCTAAGGAAGAATTAAAGTCCGCTTTCGAGCCTGTAAAACTGGACGGGACCAGACAAAAGGTATATCTGGATACAGAAGTCCATACTTTATACCAGCAGATACTTTCTGCAGCAAAGGTGAATAATCTAGTCCGATGCAAAAAACTACTTTCCAGATATATAATTAACTACAGTGATTCGGAAACTTATAGCGAACAAGAGGTAGATAATCTTCTGGACGCATTAGGAAAACGTGAAGTCGGTTTCAGGGAAACCTTAAAAGATTCTCTTGCCATTGAACTTTACTTTTCCATAACAAAGGGTATATTAGAAGGAAATGCAAAGAAGGCGATCCAGGGCATTCGGAAATACGCTCATATTTTCGAAGGGGATCCAAATACAAAGTATTATTACGAAATAGACTCCTTAGAAAGAAAACTATACGGAATCATCCAAGCGAAGGATTTAATGAAAGAATTAAGGAAGGGTGTGTAATGGCAAACCTCACATTCAACGAAAAAGTGGACGGAAGCAAATTGATCCTCAAGGTCGCAGGAGAGATTGATGCTAAAACCGCTCCGGACCTAAAAATCAAATTGGAAGCGGCGGTAGGGAACGGTATCAAAACCATCATTTGTGATTGTTCGGCACTTACTTATATTGCTTCCGCAGGGATCGGCGTTCTAAACTCGATCCAAAAATTCCTGAAGGAAAAATCGGGAGAGATCGTTTTCTGCAACCTTAAAAAGGAAGTGAAGGATACGATGGAACTTATGTATTTCACCAAAAAGGTGAGAGTATTTCCTTCTTTAGATGATGCGTTAGGCGGGGTTTGAATCCTCTCATGGATTCCATTCCGGAAAAAATACTATATTACTCCGTCGATCTGGATGAGCTTTCTAAAATTCGGGGAGAGGTTCGCGAATTTTTAGGAGAAGACTGTTCGGATATAGTCAAGGGCAGGATCGTATTCTGCTTAGATGAAGCTATGACTAATGTAATAGAGCATGGATTTTCGGAGCCAGACTCTTCTAAAATCGAATTAAGAATGAAAAAGAATAAAGGAAGCTGGAAGTTCTCTATCCTGGACCAAGGCGTTCCTTTCGATCCCACCAAAGAAAAAAGCGAAACCTGGAAGGAATTATACGAAAGCGGGGCCGACGGAGGTTTCGGATTACGTTCCATTAAAAAGATAATGGTCGTACGTTACCAACGTCTCAAAAATCCTCCGCGTAACAAACTCACTCTGATTCATACGAGATAATAAGATGATTAAAAACAAATTCCTAAGAGCGGTTCTACCCGGAATACGGGCAAAACTTTCCTTTTTCACAGCCGCATTGGTCATCTCCATATTAGGTTTTACTTCTATAATTCATTATTCCCAACAGACAAAAGCTTTAGAAGAGAAGCTTGAGTCAGAGTTAAAGGCTCCGTTGGAATATGTGAACTCGGTCGTTTTAGATCTGGAAAATCTGAGCAGAAGTATGATCTTGATAGAAGAGTTCAAGGTCAGGGTAAAAGAGAAAAAGAAACAACTAAGTAAGTTCAAGAGGACAGTTGTCCAGAAGGAAGGCGGACTTTTTGGTGCATTAAAAGCATTCGGCCAATCCATAG
This genomic interval carries:
- a CDS encoding inositol monophosphatase family protein; the encoded protein is MDPSKILSVFKSASKSAGIEILKLFGKESTFDLKDPMQVLTQADLDSHRVLEGILKKEFSGIPLVMEEQNNHEPLPETFIVCDELDGTTLFSRGIKEFSVILAYVEKGSPKVGCIYFPALDTYLTSQRGAGTFINERKILLKIGGSLDRSVLSLEINNTFQDEDYRWIANASKNTLATRALAATGAGFLELLEGKTDLFMNLSGAKVWDFAAGVLALEEAGGIALDKVGNPLKWDRIRMSALLSRDQDLLKEVYRLKP
- a CDS encoding STAS domain-containing protein; this translates as MANLTFNEKVDGSKLILKVAGEIDAKTAPDLKIKLEAAVGNGIKTIICDCSALTYIASAGIGVLNSIQKFLKEKSGEIVFCNLKKEVKDTMELMYFTKKVRVFPSLDDALGGV
- a CDS encoding ATP-binding protein, translating into MDSIPEKILYYSVDLDELSKIRGEVREFLGEDCSDIVKGRIVFCLDEAMTNVIEHGFSEPDSSKIELRMKKNKGSWKFSILDQGVPFDPTKEKSETWKELYESGADGGFGLRSIKKIMVVRYQRLKNPPRNKLTLIHTR
- a CDS encoding HEAT repeat domain-containing protein; the encoded protein is MFALLNFRFLFPGLLLIASLGVWFSPVFAQTPEDTNNTSDVGNNSSDSEDPSSSDDQETKKKKPKKQVLDPESKRYNDLLKTGLLKVFEAEATYNYGRLKHFGLTHPIPRVRAAAALALGRLRNPAGVNILHQMIDRDGEWVRQAAYKGLADIGSRRSLDYFYVGAKSSDREIRVASFRGMGKTLDPGAREVLLKKGLKSDDKEIVKATLLGLGYYQVPEDLRIFIDYLNSEDEEFQKAAVEALGRHKTRTSMKILEDSFKDKTNLRNQILDTLTEQKNSFAIFALLRILNANSGSEEIVNEISARLYKLKAVGKYMTIISDNTPLLREPYVGAPKIRDLEAGEVGKVISKNSVAYIIPIEGQRIEDFYYKVLVNTKYKDAFTETVQGWVFGKYIQVRTISMPKEEKEKKKKPKKPSILDDMETSDPAPSTQSENPNP
- a CDS encoding MgtC/SapB family protein; this translates as MQEFLTILDSKTIDTFTVSIRVGLIILFAGAVGWNREGKNHGAGFRTHILIGLASTVLMLLSIFIPEFYSVVGGDPSRIAAQVVSGVGFLCAGAIMKFGLTVKGLNTAASIWIVSAIGLLVGAGLYFAAFLTTVATLIILILFDLVEERYFGKYEYKVLILDLKQKKFHRKGFKELLLRNKLRLVSESFMQDYQAKSAQIKLTIAMPRDFDILKIVDEFRNLADVIKISIEST